The sequence AGGTATCGGGTCCCGTGGTCCAATGGAACTCTCACCATGAATATCCCCGATGCTGTGGGATCGTCTACATTTTCTTTCACCCCAAATCCTATTAGTGCCAATCCCAATGTTAGGGTGGACCAAACTTATATTCCAAAGGTGTTTACAGAATATATCCAGCCAAATGCGCATACAACTTTTCCAAGTTTTAATTTTGATACCGATGATGCTACATCAGCATATGCCATTTTTTCGCATGGGGTTTACATAGATGAAGAGTATTCTCATGCAATAAAAAAAAGTGGTTTAACTTGGACCGTAGACACCATCACCATGATAAAGAAATTTACGGCACATGTGACTGTTCGTGTCACGCATGGCGGTGGAAACATCGTCTTCCCTGGTGCCGGTGTTCAAGTTCTATCAAGCAAAGGGGGATTGGCTCCCGTAGATTTAGGAGTGACCGATGCGAATGGGGAGGCTGCAGGTTATGTTGATTTTTATTTAACTTCGACAGGCAGGGATGTAATGGCAATAGTAACGGATGGTTGTGTGACAACTCCGGGGATTGAGGGTTCCATAACTTCTTTAACCACAACCAATTTGATCATTGTTGATAATATGTGGACTTGCGGACCTGGGAGTAGCAGCAGTTCCTCGAGTTCGAGTGGTAGTTCAAGTTCTTCGAGTTCCTCGTCAACCAGTAGTTCGAGTTCATCGACTGGCCCATGCTGCCCGATTGGGGTAGTTGGATGCTCGGGACCTCCGTGTTGAGGTTTGAACCATGGAGGGGGAAGCGGGGTCAAGGGATGACTCTGATGGAGACAATTCTCGTGGTTGTCATCTTAGGAATTGCTTCGGTCATAACGATGAAAAATATGGAATTGTTTAAAGCCCTGATTTTTCAAAACATTCACGGTTCCCAAATGGCCAAAATTCACGAAGTGAACAATGAAATTCAGGCCACGGTTCGGGGGGCTCAAAGGATATTGTTGGTTTCCCACGATAGGCTTGAACTGATTGTCTACAATGATCAATTCAAACCTCAGTTGGGAGCTTTGCCCGCTAATTGGAATTTAGATCGGCGTTGGGTAGAACAAAATCGAAAAGTGGTTTATAGATATGATGGGAGTCAAGCGATTCCTCGAATAATAAGAGAAATCTATGCCGCTGCCAACTATGCCGTCACACCGCTCAACTATTCTGTTCTTCTGAGTAATAAGGAACTCTACAAAAACGAATATTTGGTTGCCCCCGCTCCGGGTAATGAGGCCATGTTTAAGGAATTGTTTGTGTCCATGGGAGGAAGAATTGGGGGGGTGGCCATCGAAATTAGAGTTCTCTCCCCAATGTTCAAAACGATCCGGACTCCCTATCCAGTAGAGGCCGTTCTATATGGTCGTGAGTTTTAAATCTAATAATAAAAAAGGTTTTTTTCTGGGGGGGGCCCTTTTATTTTCAGTGATATGTATTGGTTTTATAGCGGCTATTGTTTCACTTAACGCGTCCGCAGCAAAACTTATTAATTCCCAAGTGATCCGCGATCGGCTTCACCGAACCGTCTACGACGCTTATACCATGACCTTGGCAAAAATCGCCTCCGGAACCACTATAAATGGGACCCTCATTCAATCTTTGGGAGGGGCTTCATTTGGAACCAGTATAATTTCAGGCTCAAACAGCTATTCTCAATATCAGGTGAAGACAGCTGCCCTTGAAAATTTTGGTGGGGATCTGAAAGATGTTAATGGTTTGGATGGGTGCGCTTTACTCTATATTGAAGCGGAAAACCTTAAACCCAACACATCAACAATAAATAAAACAAAGGGCATTGCGGTTGTCCAAGTCGCCAATGCAGGAAGGTTTTTTGTGGCTTGTCAAACATCATGGGGAATTGGTCCGAATTTCGTATCAACGGAAGCAGATATATATGCACGGGATGTTTCGATTTGGGCCAATGGTTTAATTAAGCCTTCTGTAAACCGAATTTTTTATTTTAATCGCGCCATTTCATTTGATTTAAATGTGCCCTATCCGAATTCCCCAATAGAAGAAGTTGATGGGACCTCTTCCAATAGGTTTTTTACCAGTGATGTGGCCGGGACGGGATATGTAAATCAATTGTCGGCCGAACCTATTTTCCCTCAATTGACGGCTCAAAAGATGAATGATTATAAAACTATGGCCCAGTCAGTGTTAGGAGGGGCGGCCTATTATGCCGGCAATGCCGTATTTCCGGATGATATCCCTGTTGGAAAATGGAAAAGTGGAAATGAAATATATCCTCCGGGTTGCACAGACAGAACTTGTTCGAACATAACCGCAAATGCTGGGACGGCGAATGCCGAGCTCGCAAAACATATTTATTTTATTGAGGGAGATTTAACCATTCATGGAATTGTTTATGGGCAGGTGTTATTTGTCGCCAATGGAAAAATAATTGTTAATGGTGATTTAATAAGTGATTCTTTGGCAGGAAATCCGGCAACACGAGATAATGATAATCCATTAAATCCATATCCTGGTTGTACTTCCCCTTGTAAAGCCGATAAAAATCAGAACGCAACATATCCCAATGGGTCCAATGCCCATCAAATTGGCCTAATAACCACCTCTGTTATTGGGGTTCAAGTGGATAACCACGCGACTGAGGCCAACAGAACTATTTTTGGAACTGGAACGACATTGGAACTCGAAGCTTTAATAATGGCTCCCAATGGAAGTTATTCCGTAACTGATCCAACCAGTGGGTCGCCTGTCATTGACTATATTTTTTTGGGGGGCTTCATTATCAGAAACTCCCCCAATGAGAGTGGAAGGGTTCAGGCGCCCGCTGGCGTAACAAATTATTACAACTATATGGTTTCCTTAAGAGATAGGCCGCTCCCATTTTTACCTGGATTTACACAAACTCTGATTTGGTATGAAACTGGGGAATAAAAGAATTCCCGGATTTAATAAGTCCTTGCATGATAAAGCTAAATCTTTCCCTCCTCGTCAACGATAATAGAATTTCAAAATATTTTTTCTTGATCCTCGTTTTTTTCATAGGTTTTTGGACATATTTTTTTGGGTATTGGAACCCACATCAGGCATTTTGGGATGAAAATTACTATCTCCCTTTGGCGCAAAAGTATCTGCATGGAATATTCTTTATGGAGCATCATCCTCCTCTCGGGAAACTTCTGATTGCCTTGGGGGAGAAAATCATTAATCCCAATCAATCGTACGATCAATTTCTGGATATTGCGTATGCGAGTAGGTTTCCAAATAATTTTTCATTTTTTGGCTATCGGTTTTTCCCTGTCCTGTTGGGTTGGTTAACCGTACCACTTGTTTTTCTAATATTTCTTCAACTATTAAAAAACCCTTTTTGGTCGTTTTGTTTAAGTTCAATGTACTTATTTGATAATGCGCTCATCGTATTTTGTCGAGGCGCTATGATTGAGGGGTCTCTGATTTTTTGGTTTGTTGCTGTTCTTTGGCAATACTTTCTGCTGGAAGAACGACCTTCCTTTGCTGCTCGTTGGCCTGCTGTAATTTATGGAGTCACGTTTGCTTTCCTCGTTTTAACCAAGATCACCGGGTTAATATTAGCGCCACTAGTTTTTTCCCTTCTTTGGCAGTGGAGATTTGATTCCTCTCGGACGAAGGCATTTTTGCTTCGTTTTACATTCGGATTTTTGGCAGCTTATTCATGTGTGTGGTGTTTCCATTTCTCTATATTAAAAAATGTTCGGCCTTCATTAAAAAATCAAGGATATTATATGGCATCAAATAGTTATCGAACTTGGTTGGATAATAAGCAAACCGGAAATCCATTTAATCATCCTGTAATGTTTCTTGACTCTATCAAGTTTATTCGATCCGACAATGCTGGAATTCCCAAACTAAATCTTTGTAAGGCAAGAGAGGATGGAAGTCCTTTTTTTATGTGGCCACTTGGAGGCCGTGCGATAAATATGAGATGGGAAACACCTGACGGAAAAATATTTAAGTACCTTTATTTACAATGTAATCCCGCGATTTGGTTTGTTTTATTGGCTGGTATTATTGTGGCTTCAGCCTTCTGGATCGTCTCTGTGCTGGTCCCAGGATTTACATTTGCCTCCAAAAGTCGGATAGGTATCCTATTGTTGTTATATTTCGCTTATATGGTTGTTATGTCGCAAATATCTAGGGTTATGTATCTTTATCACTATTTTCCAACTCTCTTAATCTCTTTTGTTATTTTTGGACTGTGTTTTATGGATATTCAACAAATTGGTCGATTTCAGTTAACGGACAGCCGGAAAAATAAAATCGCTTTTGGTTTGTTTATGATCAATTTTTGTTCATTTCTCTATTATGCTCCCTTAACTTATTATCTGCCAATAACTGATGCTCAAATGGAACGTCGAGCTTGGTTTCCATTATGGAACCTTCATAGCGTTAAGGCGGGGAACAATGGGTATCTTGTAGCACCCTGTCAGGATGAAAAATAAACTACTGTAGAAAAAAGAGTTGTTCATTTTTAAAAAATAATTGTATACACCCACGCATATTATGAAAACAGATATTCACCCCAAATACGAACTCTCGACGATAAAGTGCGCTTGTGGCAATGAATTTGTCACACGGTCAACGGTTTCTTTGATCAAAGTTGATATTTGTTCGAATTGCCATCCCTTTTATACCGGTCAACAAAAACTCATTGATGCCGCTGGACGAGTGGAACGGTTTGGAAAACGTTTCGCTAAAACCGAAGGTAAAACGATTGTTCGCAAAGCCATGGTTCAGAAGAAAATAGCCAAGGCTCTCCCCAAAAACACCGGAAAAAAAGTTCTCTCCTCTACCCCCGTCGCAAAAAAGAAAAAGGATAAGTAGCTCGCCTCACCGTCTGATGGCGCAAGGATAACTTGTGTCATTTCATGTTCATGAAAGACAAAGTCCTCAACGTCATCGAAACCTTTAAGACCATTGATCATGAGATGGCGGCGGTTTCATCCACGGATTCCGCGCGTCTCACTGAATTAGCGCGAGAGCGAAAACGGCTCGAGCCCATCGCTCAATTGGCGGAACAATGGCTCAAAACATCGGCCGAACTTGAATCCCTCGAAGGTCTATTGATGGGTTCTGATAAATCGATGTCAGAATTGGCCCAACTGGAAAAACCGGTGGTTCAGGCTCGATACGCGGAACAAACCCAAAAACTCAAGCGATTGCTTCATCCACGTAATCCCAAAGCTGACCGGAATGCCATCATTGAAATTCGCGCAGGGGCTGGTGGAGATGAGGCCGGTCTCTTTGTGGCCGATTTATTTCGAATGTATACCCGTTACGCACAATCAAAGGGATTAACAGTTGATATTTTGAGCTTCAATAGCACTGGTGTGGGGGGGATGAAAGAGGCCTTGTTTGAGGTGTCTGGGCCCAATGCCTATGGTTGGTTCCGTTTTGAGCAAGGAGTCCACCGGGTTCAAAGGGTTCCCAAAACAGAAGCTCAAGGGCGAATTCACACCTCGACCGTCACCGTCGCCGTCTTGCCTGAACCCACTGAAGTTGAAGTCAAAGTGGATATGAAGGATTTGAAGATCGATACCTACCGCGCTTCTGGAGCAGGGGGGCAACATGTGAACAAAACCGAATCCGCCATTCGTATCACGCATGTGCCCACCGGTATTGTGGTGGCCTGCCAAGAGGAGCGCAGTCAGGGACAAAACCGCCTGAGGGCCATGGGCCTTCTTCGAGCCAAATTGCAGGAGGCGGAAGAAGAGCGAATTTTTAATGAACGTCGTGATATGAGGCGTAAACAAATCGGATCGGGAGATCGATCAGAAAAAATAAGAACCTATAACTTCCCGCAGGACCGGATTACCGATCATCGCATCAATTTTTCCGTCTACAACATGGAACATTTTTTGGGTGGAGACATGGACCCCATGGTGGAACAACTCGAAATGAAAGAACAGGAGTTGATGGAATCGGGGGAAGTGACGCAATGATTTTATTTTTCCTTGAGTTTCAAACTTGTTTTGAATTCGGGGTTTGGGATTTCGGATTACAAGGTTTTTCCCTCTTAAACTCCAAATCACAAGTCTCAAACTCTAAACTCGAAACAAACTTAAAACAGAGCAGAGACAGGTTTTCTTCATGGGGAAAACCTGGGCCCCGGCCAAAAGATTGCCGGGGCGACAGCGTTTTGTGCAGGTCCTTTAGGTACGATTCGACTGAATCATTCCAGTTAAACTCCAAATCACAAGTCTCAAACTCTAAACTCGAAACAAACTTAAAACAGAGCAGAGACAAACGCGAGACGAAAATATGAATCCAAAACTGGTGGGGCCTATGATTGGCGACGCTTTGAAATGGGCCGTGGCGCGGTTAAGCGAAGCAAGGTTTGAGTCTCCGGATGTGGAGGCACGCGTGTTATTGGGGGCTATCCTGCAATGTTCACCGACCACGCTTTTGTTGCACGCGGATGAGGTTTTGGACGAAGAACTTTTGAGTGAATATAAATTATCGGTTGCGCGACGCTTGAAGGGAGAGCCGGCGGCCTATATCACAGGTCGAAAAAATTTTATGGGATTTGAGTTTGAAGTGGATTCTCGCGTTTTAATTCCCCGTCCTGAAACAGAACTGTTGGTGGAAGACATTTTGATGGAAGTGAGAGATTTGACCATAAACAACCCGCGAATATTGGACGTGGGAACCGGATCGGGATGTATCGCCATTTCGTTGGCTTGCCTGACATCAAAAGCAACAAAAGAGGTTCCGGAAATTTATGCTTGTGACATTTCGCTTGAAGCTCTTGACCTGGCG is a genomic window of Elusimicrobiota bacterium containing:
- the rpmE gene encoding 50S ribosomal protein L31 translates to MKTDIHPKYELSTIKCACGNEFVTRSTVSLIKVDICSNCHPFYTGQQKLIDAAGRVERFGKRFAKTEGKTIVRKAMVQKKIAKALPKNTGKKVLSSTPVAKKKKDK
- the prfA gene encoding Peptide chain release factor 1, encoding MKDKVLNVIETFKTIDHEMAAVSSTDSARLTELARERKRLEPIAQLAEQWLKTSAELESLEGLLMGSDKSMSELAQLEKPVVQARYAEQTQKLKRLLHPRNPKADRNAIIEIRAGAGGDEAGLFVADLFRMYTRYAQSKGLTVDILSFNSTGVGGMKEALFEVSGPNAYGWFRFEQGVHRVQRVPKTEAQGRIHTSTVTVAVLPEPTEVEVKVDMKDLKIDTYRASGAGGQHVNKTESAIRITHVPTGIVVACQEERSQGQNRLRAMGLLRAKLQEAEEERIFNERRDMRRKQIGSGDRSEKIRTYNFPQDRITDHRINFSVYNMEHFLGGDMDPMVEQLEMKEQELMESGEVTQ
- the prmC gene encoding Release factor glutamine methyltransferase; this encodes MIGDALKWAVARLSEARFESPDVEARVLLGAILQCSPTTLLLHADEVLDEELLSEYKLSVARRLKGEPAAYITGRKNFMGFEFEVDSRVLIPRPETELLVEDILMEVRDLTINNPRILDVGTGSGCIAISLACLTSKATKEVPEIYACDISLEALDLAKKNALQHEVSIEFFQSDLLKNVPPDLKGGFDMIAANLPYIHPSILPRLQPEISFEPRLALEGGEGGITLIKRLIQESFEFLKPHGLLELEIGYDQGDEVRGILERNGFEQITILKDYGGHDRIAKGRKSGPI